Below is a window of Vicugna pacos chromosome 20, VicPac4, whole genome shotgun sequence DNA.
GGGAAGTACTTCTCCGGAACCGGGCAGGAGAAGAAGTAGGCACTGACCAGGAAGAAGACGATCTGGAGGGAGTGGTACCAGACCGCCTGCTCCTGGCAGCCAGACAGGTGGCACAGGACCACGCGATGTGCCACGGGGCTGATGTCCAGGATGAAGGCCAGCCCCGCCGGCACCACCTGGCAGACCTTCCTCATGACCGGGTAAGGCCTCCGGTAACGATACTTGGCGTAGCAACAGCCGGCGCAGGACAGCCAGCCGCAGAAGGCGGCTGCGGGCAGGAAGAAGAGCCAGAAGCGCTCGTACCAGGCCTGGTCGGAGCTGTAAAAGAAGTGGACCAGGGCGCTGCCGTACTGGTAGATGCTCACGCCCACGTAATCCACGAAGTAGAAGGTGTAGTGCGAGAGCTCGGACTTGGACTGCAGCAGGTGGGCCAGGAGGCTGAAGGTGAGGTACGTGATGGAGGACAGGACGTAGAGCAGCAGGGGCAGGGCGTGGGCGGTGGTCCACGGCAGGCCCTCGGCCTCCACAAAGGCCCAGAACCGCAGGAGGACGGCCAGCGCCGCCAGCAGGTGGGTCCAGACGTTGACCACCTCGTTGTGTTTCTGGAAGAGGCTGAGGAAGTAGTAGCGCCACTCGTGCCCGGTGGGGCGGTAGCCGGCGTGGATGTACGGCTCCCGGAAGAGCTGGGGCACGTCGCTCTCGGGGACGGTGCCGGGCATCTTGGGCAGCCCGTCCTCCAGGATCTTGGGCAGGCGGCGCAGGTGCTGCCCGCTCACCGACAGGGTGCTCAGCCGCTCCAGGATGGCGGTCGTCATGGCTGCACGGGATGCAACCTAAAGAAGACAGAGCAAAATGGGCAAAACTGTGGTGAGGCGGGGCTGAGCCGGGCAGGGGCGAGCCGTGGGCTTCCTAGTGCAGCAGGGGAGGCGGGGGCTGCAGACAGCGTTCttcgagcctcagttttctcataggTAGAGTGACCGAGTTGGACCGAGATCCCGTTTTACCCTAACCTTCTGATCTTGTCTCTGCTACCCACCCCAGTGTGAGGCCAAGTCACATCTCGTAAAATGGAATGTTAGGTACCCCGTTTTAATGACATCTGGAAGGTGATGAAGGGTATACCTTTCAAGCTTTGGAGTTTTCTCGATGACATTAGAATGTAATCATCAGACGGGCTCTAACAGTACAAAGTACtatattgaaatataaaaatgatcaatattgagaagatgtggtgtatttatacaatgaaatactattcagccataaaaaacaacatgatgacgtttgcagcaacatggatgctcctggagaatgtcattctaagtgaagtaagccagaaagagaaagaaaaataccatatgagatcactcatatgtggaatctaaaaataaaaacaaaacaaaaacataaatacaaaacagaaacagactcatagacatagaatacaaacttgtggttgccaaagggggcggggggtgggaagggacagactgggatttcaaaatgtagaatagataaacaagattatactctatagcacagggaaatatatacaagatcttgtggtagctcacagcaaaaagaaaatgtgacaatgaatttatgcatgttcatgtataactgaaaaattgtgctgtacactggaatttgacacaacattgtaaaatgactataactcaataaaaaaatgttaaaaaattaccaaaagtcaattctaataata
It encodes the following:
- the PAQR8 gene encoding membrane progestin receptor beta isoform X2, which translates into the protein MTTAILERLSTLSVSGQHLRRLPKILEDGLPKMPGTVPESDVPQLFREPYIHAGYRPTGHEWRYYFLSLFQKHNEVVNVWTHLLAALAVLLRFWAFVEAEGLPWTTAHALPLLLYVLSSITYLTFSLLAHLLQSKSELSHYTFYFVDYVGVSIYQYGSALVHFFYSSDQAWYERFWLFFLPAAAFCGWLSCAGCCYAKYRYRRPYPVMRKVCQVVPAGLAFILDISPVAHRVVLCHLSGCQEQAVWYHSLQIVFFLVSAYFFSCPVPEKYFPGSCDIVGHGHQIFHAFLSVCTLSQLEAILLDYKGRQEIFLQRHSPLSVYTACLSFFVLVACSAATAALLRQKIKARLTKKDS
- the PAQR8 gene encoding membrane progestin receptor beta isoform X1; the protein is MPCAFAHEPNLEDTGLTAVSCKWVYPSPGNTPIDGMTKSEGSTSVFHPGSQLCSVLSTKHPSLEIQLPCLFIRTYSCYESPILEDRKVASRAAMTTAILERLSTLSVSGQHLRRLPKILEDGLPKMPGTVPESDVPQLFREPYIHAGYRPTGHEWRYYFLSLFQKHNEVVNVWTHLLAALAVLLRFWAFVEAEGLPWTTAHALPLLLYVLSSITYLTFSLLAHLLQSKSELSHYTFYFVDYVGVSIYQYGSALVHFFYSSDQAWYERFWLFFLPAAAFCGWLSCAGCCYAKYRYRRPYPVMRKVCQVVPAGLAFILDISPVAHRVVLCHLSGCQEQAVWYHSLQIVFFLVSAYFFSCPVPEKYFPGSCDIVGHGHQIFHAFLSVCTLSQLEAILLDYKGRQEIFLQRHSPLSVYTACLSFFVLVACSAATAALLRQKIKARLTKKDS